Genomic segment of Acidobacteriota bacterium:
GATCGCCGATTTGAACGTTATGAGTGAGGCGAGCGCGACCGGTTTGAGAGCGAGTTCGCTAGAACTGTAGCGCGGAGTAATCGAAGTGTGACGCGGGCGCTAACGCTTGTCAGCGACATTCGCTCACTTTGAGCTCGTAGCAAAAGGCTTTCAAGAGGCTCAAAGACCTGAAACTCAGTTCATCTGCTCGAAGCTACTCTGTGATCTGAGACCAGAAGTCCGGTCGTCACCTGCCGAAGGCGCGTTGCGCTTACCACCTCTTGCTGCACGGCAACATCAGGAGAATTCATGGCAAAAGAGTTAATCATTAGTGCAAACGTGCACGAGAAGAAGGTCGCCATGCTTGAAGATGGCATAGTGACCGAGTTCTACGTCGAACGCAGGGACGAGAATCAAGGCGTTGTCGGCAACCTGTACAAGGGCCGGGTGATGAAGGTGCTGCCTGGAATGCAGTCGGCCTTCGTCGACATCGGGCTGGAGCGCGACGCGTTCTTATACGTCTCGGATTTCACCGAGTTCATGGAGGAGGAGGAAGAGATCGACTTCCGTGAAGTGGGTGATGATCAGCGCGTTCCTCCTCGAATCGACGACCGACCGCGGCGAAGCGACCCGCGCAGACCCGAACCGGTTTCGGCTGGCGCCAAACCTGCGCCCGCGCATGAACGTGCGCGCGAAGAGGAACCACCTGCCGAGAGGCCCGTGCGCATCGAAGACGCGGTCGAGCAGTTGGCCGAGATCGCAGATGAGAGCCTCATTCCGCCGCCGCCTCCTGAAGAGGATCTTCCCGAGAATGACCAGGGCGTCGCGCAGCCGGCTGTCGGGGCATTCTCAATCGAACGCGTGACCGACGATGAGACTTATCGCTCCGAGGAAACCGCCGCCTCTAAGAGACCAGCGCAGGCCGCCGAACTTGAAGCTGCGGAACCGGATGCGAAGCCCCGGCGCGGCCGAGCAAGGAAGCCGGTTGAGCCCCGAAAGAAACTAACGAAGGCTGAGGAGAAGCCGGCCAAGGCAACGACACGAAAGGCTGCGCCCAAACCTGGCCCGAGGCGATCCCGGCGGCGCGACGAAAACGAACAAGCAGCGGAGCGCGAGAGCGCGACCCAGTTTCAACGCGTTACCGATGAGGACATGCGGGAGGACGCGGGAGAGCTTCTGAAGGATGCGATCGTTCAAGAGAAGATCATCGAGCAGGTCCACAACGCCGAGTACCAAACTGCCAGTTTCCAACCCGAGCCCGAGCCTGAGTGGCGAGTAGGCAGCCTGCGCTCTTTGGCGGAAAGCGACTCAGGTTTCCAGCGCGTCGTGGATGAGAATGCCGAGGCTGCCGCGCGGCAAAATGTGGCGCGTTCCGAGGCCGACATCGAGCAGGAAGGCTCAATCACCGGACAGCACGATGAGACTAAAGTTTCTCCCTTCCGGCATATTTCCGATGTTGTGCGCGGGCTCTACGGCCGGATTCAATCCGGTGCTTCGGGCGAAGCAACCGAATCGACTGAGGCGGCCGGTTCACCCCAGTTTCTGGAGAACGGCACGACTGAAGGCTCATCCTCGACTGCGAGCGAGGACCCGAGCGAAAACAGGGAGAGTCACCGAGAGTCGTCATCGGAAGAAGACCGCGAAGCCGAAGTGCGCGACCGCGGGCCTCGCGGTGAGTTTGCCGTGCGCCGCGGCGGAAGAGGACGTCGCGGCCGCGGGGGTCGCCGCGAAGGTCCGGCTACAGCAGCAGGGGCCGCTCCCGGCGAGGAGGAATCAGCGGCTACCGCCGTCGCGCCGGAAGAGGGCGAGGCCAAAGTCGAGGAAGCTCCAAAGCAGGAAGAGACTGCTCGTCCGGCGGAGTCCCGGCCAGTTGAAGAGCGGCCAGTTGAAGCCAAGCCGGTCGAGGCGAGGCCGGTTGAAACTCGACCGAGTGAAGCACGGGTTCCGAGTCCTGGTCCCCAACGCAGACCCGATCCGCGCAGACCAGACCCGCGTAGGCCAGATCCGCGCAGACCAGATCCACGCAGACCAGATCAGCGCAGACCGGAAGTCGGTCCTTCCCGGCGACCCGATCGAGGCGGCGCTCCAACGATCAGCGACCTCCTGCACGAAGGACAGGAGATTCTCGTTCAGATCGCCAAGGAGCCGATCGCCAAAAAAGGCGCTCGCATCACGTCTCACATAGCGCTGCCCGGCAGATTTATTGTGTACATGCCGACGGTCAACCACATCGGCGTCTCGCGCAAGATACCCAACGACGCTGAACGCGTAAGGTTGAAGCGAATCGTGACCGCTCTGCGTGACCGCGAAGGCGCCACCGGCGGCTTCATAGCGCGGACCGCGTGCGCGGGCGTTTCCGAGCAAGAGCTCGGCGATGATATGCGCTACTTGCTGCGCACCTGGGCCGACGTTCGAAAGAAGACCGAACGCGTCAAGGCGCCGGCACTGGTGCATCGAGACCTCGATCTGGTGCAGCGAATCTTGCGCGATCAGATGTCCGATGAGTTCACCGCCATTCGAATCGACAACGAAGTCGAGTACGCGCGAATAGTCGAGTTTGTGAATCGCGTTCAGCCTAAGCTGGTAAAGCGGGTGAAGCTGTACACCGCCGACCAGCCGATTCTCGAAAAGTATGGTGTGCAAGCTGAAATCGACAAAGCTGTTCGCCCGCGCGTGTGGTTGAAATCAGGCGGCTACATCGTGATCAATCAAACGGAAGCGCTGGTCGCGATCGACGTGAATACAGGCAAATTTGTCGGCAAGTCGGACAAGCTCGAGGACACCATCACCAGAACCAACCTCGAAGCTGCAAAAGAAATCGTGCGTCAGGTAAGGCTGCGCGATCTTGGCGGGATCATCGTGCTCGACCTCATCGATATGGAGGAGCGCAAGAACCGCCAAAAGGTAATGATGGCGTTGCAGCAGGAGTTGTCGCACGACCGCTCGCCGTCCAAGATTCTTTCGATCAACGACTTCGGGCTGGTCGCTATTACTCGCAAACGAGTCAAGCAGTCCCTCGAACGTACGCTCTGTACGCCGTGTCCGTATTGTCAGGGAGCGGGCATGGTGAAGTCAGCGCAGACGATGTGCTTCGAGATACTGGAGCAAGCCAAAGCGATGAGTAAGCAGTTGGCCGGTTCGAGCGACGTGATGCTGCGAGTCTCGCCGCACGTAGCCGAATCGCTGCGCACGACTGAGCGTGAAGTTATGGAGGAGGTCGAAGCTCATTTCGGAACACCGGTGACGATCGAGCCCGACCCGAATCTCCATCAGGAGCAGTTCGACTTCGCGGTCATGTGAGAACCAGAGCGCCGGAATCTTGGCTACCGCGATCATACAGCAAAGGGGGCGCCCACGCGGCGCCCCTTCATTCATGCGGTGGATTTTTGCCCGGCCGCGAAGGTGACTTTGACCCTATCTCTATTGGGTAGACCGGGCGGACACTGAAGCCGAAGTCGTTTTCGCCTGGAAGTGCTGCCAATAATCCTCTACGTATTTCTTTATTTCCCCGTGACCAAATCGCGTGTAGAAATCGTAAT
This window contains:
- a CDS encoding Rne/Rng family ribonuclease, encoding MAKELIISANVHEKKVAMLEDGIVTEFYVERRDENQGVVGNLYKGRVMKVLPGMQSAFVDIGLERDAFLYVSDFTEFMEEEEEIDFREVGDDQRVPPRIDDRPRRSDPRRPEPVSAGAKPAPAHERAREEEPPAERPVRIEDAVEQLAEIADESLIPPPPPEEDLPENDQGVAQPAVGAFSIERVTDDETYRSEETAASKRPAQAAELEAAEPDAKPRRGRARKPVEPRKKLTKAEEKPAKATTRKAAPKPGPRRSRRRDENEQAAERESATQFQRVTDEDMREDAGELLKDAIVQEKIIEQVHNAEYQTASFQPEPEPEWRVGSLRSLAESDSGFQRVVDENAEAAARQNVARSEADIEQEGSITGQHDETKVSPFRHISDVVRGLYGRIQSGASGEATESTEAAGSPQFLENGTTEGSSSTASEDPSENRESHRESSSEEDREAEVRDRGPRGEFAVRRGGRGRRGRGGRREGPATAAGAAPGEEESAATAVAPEEGEAKVEEAPKQEETARPAESRPVEERPVEAKPVEARPVETRPSEARVPSPGPQRRPDPRRPDPRRPDPRRPDPRRPDQRRPEVGPSRRPDRGGAPTISDLLHEGQEILVQIAKEPIAKKGARITSHIALPGRFIVYMPTVNHIGVSRKIPNDAERVRLKRIVTALRDREGATGGFIARTACAGVSEQELGDDMRYLLRTWADVRKKTERVKAPALVHRDLDLVQRILRDQMSDEFTAIRIDNEVEYARIVEFVNRVQPKLVKRVKLYTADQPILEKYGVQAEIDKAVRPRVWLKSGGYIVINQTEALVAIDVNTGKFVGKSDKLEDTITRTNLEAAKEIVRQVRLRDLGGIIVLDLIDMEERKNRQKVMMALQQELSHDRSPSKILSINDFGLVAITRKRVKQSLERTLCTPCPYCQGAGMVKSAQTMCFEILEQAKAMSKQLAGSSDVMLRVSPHVAESLRTTEREVMEEVEAHFGTPVTIEPDPNLHQEQFDFAVM